CAACGGCTGCACGCAAACACAAACCGTAACAGTAAATTCTGTTAACACATTGAGCGTAACCGCTACTTCCACTCAAAGCGGATGCACAGTGAATAACGGAACTGCCACTGCTAATCCAAGCAGCGGAACTATTCCCTATACGTATCAGTGGAACAACTTGCAAACCACTCAAACTGCTACAGGACTCGGAGCGGGAAATTATTCCATTACAGTTACCGATGCCAACGGCTGCATTCAAACACAAACCATAACAGTAACTACTCTCTCCAGTCCCACTGCAACTGCTACTGCCACAAGCCAAACTATTATTATGGGGAATGCCACTACTCTCATTGCCACAGGAGGCGGAACGTATTCGTGGTCACCATCTATAGGGTTGAGCTGCGCCAATTGTTCTAATCCAACGGCCACTCCATCTCAAACCACTGTTTATTGCGTTTTTGTTACGAATGCGAATAATTGTACCGACAGCGCCTGCATAATCATTATAGTTGAATTTTCCTGTAACGCAAACGCTGTCTATGTCCCCAATGCATTTTCTCCGAATGATGATGAGCAGAATGATTTGGAATGTGTTTTTGGGAATAATTGCATTAGAGAACTTTTGTTTATAATATACAACCGCTGGGGAGAAAAAGTATTTGAAACTACTGACCTGAAAATATGCTGGGATGGAAGGTACAAAGGCAAATTATGGGGCTCCACTCCTTCGGAGGAAAGCGCGGCAGTGTTTGTTTATTATCTGCAAGCAACGCTTACTAACGGAGAAAAAATAAAGAAGAAGGGGAATATTAGTTTGATAAGGTGATGTGTCTGAAAAACCATTCCGCAAAAGTCCTCGACACACAAAAGAACATGATGAGGAGTGAAGCCCCAAATCCCAAGCATCAAGCCCCAAGTCCCCAGAAAACAGCCATTGCATTTTCTTCGGCTGT
This Bacteroidota bacterium DNA region includes the following protein-coding sequences:
- a CDS encoding gliding motility-associated C-terminal domain-containing protein; this encodes NGCTQTQTVTVNSVNTLSVTATSTQSGCTVNNGTATANPSSGTIPYTYQWNNLQTTQTATGLGAGNYSITVTDANGCIQTQTITVTTLSSPTATATATSQTIIMGNATTLIATGGGTYSWSPSIGLSCANCSNPTATPSQTTVYCVFVTNANNCTDSACIIIIVEFSCNANAVYVPNAFSPNDDEQNDLECVFGNNCIRELLFIIYNRWGEKVFETTDLKICWDGRYKGKLWGSTPSEESAAVFVYYLQATLTNGEKIKKKGNISLIR